The Musa acuminata AAA Group cultivar baxijiao chromosome BXJ1-3, Cavendish_Baxijiao_AAA, whole genome shotgun sequence genome window below encodes:
- the LOC135632087 gene encoding uncharacterized protein LOC135632087: protein MASASLTSLLLPPASGPLLRSPDRRVRRQAAIKCKAKDAGSSSGGGGGGLEIAVAAGGLLSCPVIGFSLYTLKTTGCGLPPGPGGSFGAAEGVSYLVVAGIVGWSLYTKTKTGSGLPAGPYGLLGAAEGLSYLAALAVIVVFGLQFLERGYIPGPLPGDQCFG, encoded by the coding sequence ATGGCGTCTGCGTCTCTCACGAGCCTGCTCCTCCCGCCTGCTTCCGGGCCCCTGCTTCGCTCGCCTGACCGTCGCGTGCGGCGGCAGGCGGCCATCAAGTGCAAGGCGAAGGACGCcgggagcagcagcggcggcgggggcGGGGGTCTCGAGATCGCGGTGGCGGCGGGCGGCCTGCTGTCGTGCCCGGTGATCGGATTCTCCCTGTACACGCTGAAGACCACGGGCTGCGGGCTGCCGCCGGGTCCCGGCGGGTCGTTCGGGGCGGCGGAGGGGGTGAGCTACCTGGTGGTGGCGGGCATCGTGGGGTGGTCGCTCTACACCAAGACCAAGACCGGGTCGGGACTGCCCGCGGGGCCGTACGGCCTCCTGGGGGCCGCTGAGGGGCTCTCCTACCTCGCCGCGCTCGCCGTCATCGTCGTCTTCGGCTTGCAGTTCTTGGAGCGAGGGTACATTCCCGGACCTCTCCCCGGTGACCAGTGCTTTGGGTGA
- the LOC135632075 gene encoding coatomer subunit gamma-2-like — MAQPFVKKDDDLDEEEEYSPFHGIEKGAVLQEARVFHDPQLDARRCSQVITKLLYLLNQGETFTKVEATEVFFAVTKLFQSKDTVLRRMVYLMIKELSPSADEVIIVTSSLMKDMNSKTDMYRANAIRVLCRIIDGTLLTQIERYLKQAIVDKNPVVASGALVSGVHLLQTNPEIVKRWSNEVQEAVQSRAALVQFHALALLHQIRQNDRLAVSKLVTSLTKGSVRSPLAQCLLIRYTNQVIRESSSNTQAGERPFFDYLESCLRHKAEMVVFEAARAITEFNGVTSRELTPAITVLQLFLSSSKPVLRFAAIRTLNKVASTHPLAVTNCNIDMESLISDQNRSIATLAITTLLKTGNESSVDRLMKQITNFMSDIADEFKIVVVEAIRSLCLKFPLKYRSLMNFLSNILREEGGFDYKKAIVDSIVILIRDIPDAKEIGLFHLCEFIEDCEFTYLSTQILHFLGNEGPKTSDPSKYIRYIYNRVILENATVRACAVSTLAKFGAMVDSLKPRIFVLLRRCLFDGDDEVRDRATLYLNTLGSDASVGGTDEDVKDFLFGPLDVPLVNLETSLQNYEASDIPFDIYSVPREVKSQPLAEKKAPGKKTAGLGAPPSGPTSVVDAYEKLLSSIPEFSSFGKLFKSSSPVELTEAETEYSVNAVKHIFDGHVVFQYNCTNTIPEQLLEMVTVFVDASEAEDFSEVVSKPLRTLPYDSPGQTFLAFEKPEGVPATGKFSNLLKFVVKEVDPATGEAEEDGVEDEYQLEDLEIVAADYMLKVGVSNFKNAWESMDPGNERIDEYGLGVKESLAETVTAVIDILGMQPCEGTEVVSSNSKSHTSLLSGIFVGNVKVLVRVSFGIDGSKQVAMRLAVRSEDPEISEKIHEIVAEG; from the exons ATGGCTCAGCCCTTCGTGAAGAAGGACGACGATCTCGACGAGGAAG AGGAATACTCTCCCTTCCACGGAATAGAGAAAGGTGCAGTACTACAGGAGGCCAGAGTGTTCCACGATCCTCAGCTCGATGCCAGAAGATGCTCACAG GTGATCACAAAACTTCTATATTTGCTCAATCaaggagaaacttttaccaag GTTGAAGCTACGGAAGTCTTTTTTGCTGTGACAAAACTGTTTCAGTCCAAGGATACAGTGCTGAGGAGAATGGTTTATTTGATGATTAAGGAACTTTCACCTTCTGCTGACGAG GTTATTATCGTCACAAGCTCATTGATGAAGGATATGAATAGTAAGACCGATATGTATAGGGCCAATGCTATACGAGTCCTTTGTAGGATCATAGATGGTACTCTTCTTACCCAAATTGAGAGATACTTGAAGCAAGCGATTGTTGACAAAAACCCTGTTGTTGCTAGTGGTGCACTTGTGAGCGGAGTTCACTTGCTTCAG ACAAACCCAGAAATCGTAAAAAGATGGAGCAATGAGGTTCAGGAAGCTGTTCAATCAAGAGCTGCTCTGGTTCAATTTCATGCACTAGCGCTTCTTCACCAG ATAAGACAAAATGACCGCCTGGCTGTTAGTAAGCTGGTTACCAGCTTGACAAAAGGATCAGTGCGCTCGCCTTTAGCACAGTGCCTTCTGATAAGATATACCAACCAG GTAATTAGAGAGTCGAGCTCAAATACACAAGCAGGAGAACGACCATTTTTTGATTATCTTGAATCATGTCTCCGGCACAAAGCAGAAATGGTTGTTTTTGAGGCAGCAAGGGCAATAACTGAGTTCAATGGTGTGACCAGTCGAGAGTTGACTCCTGCAATTACTGTTCTTCAGTTGTTTTTGAGTTCATCCAAGCCCGTTCTTCGGTTTGCAGCTATCCGAACCTTAAATAAG GTTGCTTCGACACATCCTCTGGCCGTAACGAATTGCAACATTGATATGGAAAGCTTAATCTCAGATCAAAACAGGAGCATTGCCACTCTTGCTATAACTACACTTCTAAAAACAGGCAATGAATCAAGTGTAGATCGCTTGATGAAACAAATAACCAATTTTATGTCAGATATTGCAGATGAGTTCAAGATTGTTGTTGTGGAAGCTATACGATCTTTGTGTTTGAAGTTCCCTCTCAAATACCGTTCACT GATGAATTTCTTAAGCAACATTCTTCGGGAAGAGGGTGGTTTTGACTATAAGAAAGCAATAGTTGATTCAATAGTCATACTTATTAGAGATATACCAGATGCTAAAGAAATCGGCTTGTTCCACCTGTGCGAATTCATCGAGGACTGTGAGTTCACATATCTGTCTACTCAG ATACTTCACTTTCTTGGGAATGAAGGGCCAAAGACTTCAGATCCTAGTAAATATATTCGTTATATTTACAATCGGGTAATACTTGAAAATGCAACTGTCCGAGCTTGTGCTGTAAGTACCCTGGCAAAGTTTGGTGCAATGGTTGACTCGTTAAAG CCTCGTATATTTGTTCTACTGAGACGTTGCCTGTTTGATGGTGATGATGAG GTGAGGGACCGGGCAACACTTTATCTTAACACTCTAGGAAGTGATGCATCTGTTGGTGGAACTGATGAAGACGTAAAAGATTTTCTATTTGGACCTTTGGATGTGCCACTTGTCAACTTGGAAACAAGCTTGCAGAACTAT GAGGCTTCAGACATACCTTTTGATATATATTCTGTTCCAAGAGAAGTCAAGTCACAACCCCTTGCTGAGAAGAAGGCTCCTGGTAAAAAGACTGCTGGTTTGGGGGCTCCTCCTAGTGGTCCTACTTCAGTTGTTGATGCATATGAAAAATTGCTTTCTTCAATTCCTGAATTTTCCAGCTTTGGAAAACTCTTTAAG TCGTCGTCACCTGTGGAGTTGACTGAAGCGGAAACTGAATATTCAGTTAATGCAGTGAAGCACATCTTTGATGGGCATGTTGTATTCCAATACAACTGCACAAACACCATCCCAGAACAGTTACTGGAAATG GTCACTGTTTTTGTTGATGCATCTGAAGCCGAGGATTTTTCAGAAGTTGTATCAAAGCCTTTACGAACCTTACCTTACGACTCACCAGGGCAGACTTTTCTTGCGTTTGAAAAACCAGAAGGTGTTCCTGCTACTGGAAAATTCTCAAACCTTTTAAAGTTTGTGGTTAAAGAG GTAGATCCAGCTACAGGAGAAGCAGAGGAAGATGGTGTTGAAGATGAATACCAGCTAGAAGATCTCGAAATTGTCGCAGCTGATTACATGTTGAAGGTGGGAGTCTCCAACTTTAAAAACGCTTGGGAAAGCATGGACCCAGGTAATGAGAGGATTGATGAGTATGGCTTGGGCGTAAAAGAGAGCTTGGCCGAAACTGTGACTGCAGTAATTGATATTCTTGGCATGCAGCCTTGTGAG GGAACCGAGGTTGTCTCGAGCAACTCGAAGTCTCACACTAGTTTGCTCTCTGGAATTTTTGTCGGCAATGTGAAAGTGCTAGTGAGAGTGTCATTCGGTATTGATGGGTCTAAGCAGGTTGCAATGAGACTTGCAGTCCGATCCGAAGATCCAGAGATCAGTGAGAAAATTCATGAAATTGTTGCCGAGGGCTAA
- the LOC135632084 gene encoding ATP-dependent DNA helicase DDM1-like, which yields MRRMEGEENGVKVDGAADSPTSVLEEEGICNANAVVTASEEEEKPQIGGHGESVVAEEDTALPLEFEAKNGDTSLITDAMEKEEGKLLDARMNEAKVKQEMSRDIDDHELRFSKLDELLTQTQLYSEFLLEKMDDITFHNNSENTAEVEDEAKGKKTGRGRKRKPASQYNNRKAKTAVRAMLTRSHEAMAPEDAGLTEEDKAEKEQSELVPLITGGKLKSYQIKGVKWLISLWQNGLNGILADQMGLGKTIQTIGFLAHLKGKGLDGPYMVIAPLSTLSNWVNEVSRFVPSMTAIIYHGSKKERLDIRRKHMPKEIGPKFPLIITSYEVAMNDAKFLAQYKWKYVVVDEGHRLKNSKCILLRELRRLPIENKLLLTGTPLQNNLAELWSLLNFILPDIFASNEEFESWFDFSGRANSESQLEENEEKRRVQVVTKLHSILRPFLLRRMKENVERMLPRKKEIILYANMTDHQKHIQDHLVDKTFGNQLEKEADNVTWMSGMKGKLNNLIIQLRKNCNHPDLFESAINGSYFYPPIEQLIGQCGKFQLLDRLLGLLLAQKHKVLIFSQWTKVLDIIDYYLSEKGLEVCRIDGRVKLDERKRQIEAFNDLNSNVSIFLLSTRAGGLGINLTAADTCILYDSDWNPQMDLQAMDRCHRIGQTRPVHVYRLATSHSVEGRIIKRAFGKLKLEHVVIAKGHFQLERMKPNTLEESELLALLREEEDPEDKLVQTDITDEDLLRVLDRSDLTGPVDGDAASRNSLPLKGPGWEVVIPTKSGGGVLSSLSS from the exons ATGAGGAGAATGGAAGGAGAGGAGAACGGGGTCAAGGTCGATGGAGCTGCGGATTCTCCGACGTCTGTCTTAGAAGAGGAG GGGATTTGCAATGCCAATGCCGTTGTGACTGCTtccgaagaggaggagaagcccCAGATCGGAGGTCATGGAGAGAGCGTTGTGGCTGAAGAAGACACGGCTCTGCCGCTGGAGTTTGAGGCAAAGAATGGAGATACCTCTCTCATCACGGACGCCATGGAGAAGGAAGAGGGGAAGTTACTGGACGCCCGGATGAACGAAGCGAAGGTCAAGCAGGAAATGTCTCGGGACATTGACGACCATGAGCTTCGCTTCAGCAAGTTGGATGAGTTGCTGACCCAAACCCAGCTTTACTCGGAGTTTCTTCTTGAGAAGATGGATGACATCACATTC CACAATAACTCAGAGAACACTGCTGAAGTAGAAGATGAGGCTAAAGGGAAGAAAACAGGCCGAGGTAGAAAGAGGAAGCCAGCCTCACAATACAACAAT AGGAAAGCCAAGACTGCAGTGCGAGCCATGTTGACACGATCTCATGAAGCTATGGCTCCTGAAGATGCTGGCCTCACAGAGGAGGATAAGGCTGAGAAAGAGCAATCTGAGTTGGTGCCCTTGATTACTGGAGGGAAATTGAAGTCTTATCAAATAAAAGGCGTAAAGTGGCTGATTTCTTTGTGGCAAAATGGTCTCAATGGGATACTTGCAGATCAAATGGGTCTTGGCAAAACCATTCAGACCATTGGATTTCTTGCACATCTTAAAGGAAAAGGTTTGGATGGTCCTTACATGGTTATTGCTCCCCTTTCTACTCTCTCAAATTGGGTGAATGAGGTTTCCAG GTTTGTTCCTTCTATGACTGCTATTATATATCATGGATCAAAGAAGGAAAGGTTGGATATTAGAAGAAAACACATGCCTAAGGAGATTGGCCCTAAGTTTCCTCTCATAATTACTTCTTATGAGGTTGCAATGAATGATGCAAAATTTCTAGCTCAATATAAATGGAAATATGTTGTTGTTGATGAG GGTCATCGATTAAAGAATAGTAAATGCATTTTGTTGAGGGAATTAAGGCGTCTGCCAATTGAAAACAAGCTTCTTCTGACTGGAACACCCCTGCAAAATAATTTGGCTGAACTTTGGTCTCTACTAAATTTTATCTTGCCTGATATTTTTGCATCCAATGAGGAGTTTGAGTCATG GTTTGATTTTTCTGGGAGGGCCAATAGTGAGAGTCAGTTGGAAGAGAATGAGGAAAAGAGAAGGGTTCAG GTGGTCACAAAGCTCCATTCCATACTACGCCCCTTTCTCCTACGAAGAATGAAGGAAAATGTAGAGCGGATGCTTCCTCGCAAGAAGGAGATAATTTTATACGCTAACATGACTGATCATCAAAAACATATCCAGGATCACTTAGTTGATAAGACTTTTGGAAATCAGTTGGAAAAGGAAGCAGATAATG TGACTTGGATGTCCGGCATGAAGGGTAAACTGAACAATTTGATTATTCAGCTTAGGAAGAACTGCAACCACCCTGATCTCTTCGAATCTGCAATCAATGGATCGT ATTTTTATCCACCGATTGAACAACTAATAGGACAGTGTGGCAAGTTTCAGTTGCTGGACAGATTGTTGGGTTTGCTGCTTGCTCAGAAGCACAAA GTTCTTATTTTCTCCCAGTGGACTAAAGTTTTGGACATCATTGACTATTATTTAAGTGAGAAAGGGCTTGAGGTTTGCAGAATTGATGGTCGTGTTAAGCTGGATGAAAGAAAAAGGCAG ATAGAGGCATTTAATGATTTAAACAGCAATGTTAGTATTTTTCTTCTCAGCACCCGAGCCGGTGGGCTGGGTATAAACTTAACAGCTGCTGATACCTGTATCTTATATGACAGTGATTGG AATCCTCAAATGGATCTGCAGGCAATGGATCGATGCCATAGGATTGGACAAACACGGCCTGTTCATGTGTATAGGCTGGCAACATCACACTCCGTAGAG GGACGGATAATTAAAAGAGCTTTTGGAAAATTGAAGCTGGAGCATGTGGTCATTGCAAAAGGACATTTCCAACTAGAGCGGATGAAACCCAACACATTAGAG GAATCCGAACTGTTGGCACTGCTGCGAGAAGAAGAAGACCCCGAAGATAAGCTGGTTCAAACAGACATCACTGATGAAGACCTATTGAGAGTCTTGGATCGCAGCGATCTGACAGGTCCAGTGGATGGTGATGCAGCATCTCGCAATTCTCTTCCTCTTAAAGGACCTGGTTGGGAGGTGGTGATACCCACCAAAAGCGGTGGCGGCGTGCTGTCTTCACTCAGCAGCTGA
- the LOC103978765 gene encoding uncharacterized protein LOC103978765 isoform X1, producing the protein MVRMACCRLSLYRIHASWRDLHVLGGWNRPGLEAGRKIRHSCFSTRFHHGPLTFLSKRGYSMLPIFPKSDPSNTAEGLPLQYSLLNSSTSGKAVQCEGTDSSKLQASEPTIDPMNNRVMLVDGTAIMYRSYYKLLAKLQHGLLEHADGNADWVLTIFTALSLLLDVLEFVPSHVAVIFDYDGVPYGHTTAMPSKECYMAKGLTFRHMLYPSYKGNRNPTPDTVVHGLQYFKASIKAMSIKVVEVPGVEADDVVGTLAVNSVSTGYKVRVVSPDKDFFQIISPSLRLLRIASRGPGMVSFGLEDFAKRYGALKPFQFVDVVALAGDKSDNIPGVEGIGDVNALKLITKFGSLENLLLCVDQVDDERIRKALIACADQAVLCKNLATLRSDLPSYMVPFKTPDLVFQKPQDNGDKFITLLRALGAYAEGFSPDPIIRRAAYLWNKLKT; encoded by the exons ATGGTGCGGATGGCCTGTTGTCGGTTGTCGCTGTATCGCATCCATGCGTCCTGGAGGGATCTTCATGTTCTGGGCGGGTGGAATCGTCCGGGGCTGGAGGCTGGTCGCAAGATTCGGCATAGCTGTTTCTCGACCCGGTTCCATCATGGTCCCCTCACCTTCTTGTCCAAAAGG GGGTACTCCATGCTGCCTATTTTTCCAAAGTCAGATCCATCAAACACTGCTGAAGGACTTCCCTTGCAATATAGTTTACTGAATTCTTCCACAAGTGGGAAAGCAGTGCAGTGTGAAGGAACTGATTCATCTAAGCTTCAGGCAAGCGAGCCTACTATTGATCCAATGAATAATCGTGTGATGTTGGTTGATGGAACTGCAATTATGTACCGGTCTTACTACAAACTTCTAG CAAAGCTGCAACATGGTCTATTGGAGCATGCTGATGGCAATGCAGATTGGGTTTTAACTATATTTACGGCTTTATCTCTT CTTTTAGACGTGTTGGAATTTGTTCCTTCTCATGTTGCG GTGATTTTTGACTATGATG gaGTTCCATATGGTCACACTACTGCTATGCCATCCAAAGAATGTTACATGGCAAAAG GCTTAACGTTCCGTCACATGTTATACCCATCCTACAAAGGCAACCGCAATCCTACACCCGATACAGTTGTTCACGGTCTTCAGTATTTTAAAGCATCCATAAAGGCCATGTCGATCAAAGTGGTTGAG GTTCCTGGTGTTGAAGCTGATGATGTAGTTGGGACTTTGGCTGTAAACAGTGTTTCTACAGGATATAAG GTGCGAGTTGTATCTCCAGATAaagatttttttcaaataatttcgCCCTCTTTACGTCTCCTACGAATTGCTTCTCGTGGACCAGG GATGGTATCCTTTGGATTGGAAGACTTTGCTAAAAGATATGGTGCACTAAAACCTTTCCAGTTTGTTGATGTTGTTGCTCTTGCTGGTGACAAGTCTGACAATATTCCAG GAGTTGAAGGCATTGGAGATGTGAATGCTTTGAAATTGATTACTAAGTTTG GTTCATTGGAGAATTTGTTACTGTGTGTTGATCAAGTTGATGATGAGCGTATTAGAAAG GCCTTAATTGCATGTGCTGATCAGGCTGTTCTTTGCAAGAACTTG GCAACGTTACGCTCTGATCTTCCGTCTTACATGGTTCCATTTAAGACACCTGACCTAGTGTTTCAGAAACCACAG GACAATGGCGACAAGTTCATCACCCTCTTGAGAGCCCTCGGAGCATATGCAGAAGGCTTCTCGCCAGATCCAATAATCAGAAGAGCAGCTTACTTGTGGAACAAACTTAAGACGTGA
- the LOC103978765 gene encoding uncharacterized protein LOC103978765 isoform X2 codes for MVRMACCRLSLYRIHASWRDLHVLGGWNRPGLEAGRKIRHSCFSTRFHHGPLTFLSKRGYSMLPIFPKSDPSNTAEGLPLQYSLLNSSTSGKAVQCEGTDSSKLQASEPTIDPMNNRVMLVDGTAIMYRSYYKLLAKLQHGLLEHADGNADWVLTIFTALSLLLDVLEFVPSHVAVIFDYDGLTFRHMLYPSYKGNRNPTPDTVVHGLQYFKASIKAMSIKVVEVPGVEADDVVGTLAVNSVSTGYKVRVVSPDKDFFQIISPSLRLLRIASRGPGMVSFGLEDFAKRYGALKPFQFVDVVALAGDKSDNIPGVEGIGDVNALKLITKFGSLENLLLCVDQVDDERIRKALIACADQAVLCKNLATLRSDLPSYMVPFKTPDLVFQKPQDNGDKFITLLRALGAYAEGFSPDPIIRRAAYLWNKLKT; via the exons ATGGTGCGGATGGCCTGTTGTCGGTTGTCGCTGTATCGCATCCATGCGTCCTGGAGGGATCTTCATGTTCTGGGCGGGTGGAATCGTCCGGGGCTGGAGGCTGGTCGCAAGATTCGGCATAGCTGTTTCTCGACCCGGTTCCATCATGGTCCCCTCACCTTCTTGTCCAAAAGG GGGTACTCCATGCTGCCTATTTTTCCAAAGTCAGATCCATCAAACACTGCTGAAGGACTTCCCTTGCAATATAGTTTACTGAATTCTTCCACAAGTGGGAAAGCAGTGCAGTGTGAAGGAACTGATTCATCTAAGCTTCAGGCAAGCGAGCCTACTATTGATCCAATGAATAATCGTGTGATGTTGGTTGATGGAACTGCAATTATGTACCGGTCTTACTACAAACTTCTAG CAAAGCTGCAACATGGTCTATTGGAGCATGCTGATGGCAATGCAGATTGGGTTTTAACTATATTTACGGCTTTATCTCTT CTTTTAGACGTGTTGGAATTTGTTCCTTCTCATGTTGCG GTGATTTTTGACTATGATG GCTTAACGTTCCGTCACATGTTATACCCATCCTACAAAGGCAACCGCAATCCTACACCCGATACAGTTGTTCACGGTCTTCAGTATTTTAAAGCATCCATAAAGGCCATGTCGATCAAAGTGGTTGAG GTTCCTGGTGTTGAAGCTGATGATGTAGTTGGGACTTTGGCTGTAAACAGTGTTTCTACAGGATATAAG GTGCGAGTTGTATCTCCAGATAaagatttttttcaaataatttcgCCCTCTTTACGTCTCCTACGAATTGCTTCTCGTGGACCAGG GATGGTATCCTTTGGATTGGAAGACTTTGCTAAAAGATATGGTGCACTAAAACCTTTCCAGTTTGTTGATGTTGTTGCTCTTGCTGGTGACAAGTCTGACAATATTCCAG GAGTTGAAGGCATTGGAGATGTGAATGCTTTGAAATTGATTACTAAGTTTG GTTCATTGGAGAATTTGTTACTGTGTGTTGATCAAGTTGATGATGAGCGTATTAGAAAG GCCTTAATTGCATGTGCTGATCAGGCTGTTCTTTGCAAGAACTTG GCAACGTTACGCTCTGATCTTCCGTCTTACATGGTTCCATTTAAGACACCTGACCTAGTGTTTCAGAAACCACAG GACAATGGCGACAAGTTCATCACCCTCTTGAGAGCCCTCGGAGCATATGCAGAAGGCTTCTCGCCAGATCCAATAATCAGAAGAGCAGCTTACTTGTGGAACAAACTTAAGACGTGA